One part of the Pseudemcibacter aquimaris genome encodes these proteins:
- a CDS encoding universal stress protein yields MLKTILVPIGHAGGADERLDLAIELANKYDAHVTALHILLPMGEMVKSVPIEAYSGEAFDRFTREQEEEAAEYRAKYEKKLQSAGVRYDWYQQQSDLLTQLNLHARSADLTILSQKGDDIDDILGVMHDFIIGNGLPVIVIPTKGANADYKNVLVAWDNGKQCATAVHNALPILKEADKVTVLTISEDDKDHIPEADICVKLARHGVNAEALTEDDSMAIADRILETANKLDVDLIVSGAWGHRRLREIIFGGVTKKLLSNQKHSVYLSH; encoded by the coding sequence ATGTTAAAAACAATACTTGTTCCAATCGGGCATGCCGGTGGCGCGGATGAGCGCCTCGATCTTGCTATTGAACTCGCGAATAAATATGACGCCCATGTCACGGCGCTTCATATTCTGCTTCCAATGGGTGAAATGGTTAAATCCGTTCCTATCGAAGCATACAGCGGTGAAGCCTTTGATCGCTTTACACGCGAACAAGAAGAAGAAGCCGCAGAGTACCGTGCTAAGTATGAGAAAAAATTACAATCAGCCGGCGTAAGATATGATTGGTATCAACAACAAAGTGACCTGCTAACACAATTAAACCTGCACGCACGCTCAGCCGACCTTACCATTTTAAGCCAAAAAGGTGATGACATTGATGACATTCTTGGTGTCATGCATGATTTCATTATCGGCAACGGCTTACCGGTTATTGTTATTCCGACAAAAGGTGCAAATGCGGATTATAAAAATGTACTTGTTGCATGGGATAACGGTAAACAATGTGCTACTGCCGTTCACAATGCGCTGCCTATTCTTAAAGAGGCGGATAAAGTCACTGTTCTTACAATTTCAGAAGATGATAAAGATCATATTCCTGAAGCTGACATCTGCGTGAAGCTGGCGCGTCATGGCGTCAACGCAGAAGCATTAACAGAAGACGACAGCATGGCAATCGCTGACCGCATTCTTGAAACAGCAAATAAACTTGATGTGGATTTGATCGTGTCGGGTGCATGGGGTCATAGAAGACTTCGTGAAATCATTTTCGGAGGTGTTACTAAGAAGCTGCTGAGCAACCAGAAGCACTCTGTATACTTATCACACTAA
- the glmS gene encoding glutamine--fructose-6-phosphate transaminase (isomerizing) codes for MCGIIGILGDGNVTERVIDGLRRLEYRGYDSAGIATLCDGNSLDRRRAKGKLKNLEEILENQTLDGIVGIGHTRWATHGEPTTENAHPHATEKVAVVHNGIIENFRDLREKLSAKGHQFLTETDTETIVHLITDYIDQGMSSREAAKAALSELHGAFALAIIFEGEDDLMIGARRGSPLVLGYGTNELQDKEMYLGSDAIALSHLTNRIAYLDEGDHVEITRNSVRVFDENGVVVSREIHTVNTDNGNIDKGNYNHFMMKEIYEQPTVVGQTIATLIDPLKGHVELPEMPFNLAEIKNVTIIACGTSYYAAMVAKYWMERLGRIKVDVDIASEFRYREPVMDDGGLSIFISQSGETADTLAALRYAKSQRQHILSILNVAKSSMERESDVVLHTHAGPEVGVASTKAFTCQLAILACFAIAHAKAAGKIDAEEENRLCIALSEVPARMAEVLNHDEAIQEMALEVAKARDVIYLGRGLEYPIAMEGALKLKEISYIHAEGYAAGEMKHGPIALIDKDVPIIVIAPSGRLYEKTVSNMQEVIARKGQVYFFTDIEGAKTDGEAAIATIALPMLDEFVTPILHAIPVQLLSYHVAVAKGTDVDQPRNLAKSVTVE; via the coding sequence ATGTGTGGAATAATAGGTATACTCGGGGATGGAAATGTAACCGAGCGTGTCATTGACGGTTTAAGAAGGCTAGAATATCGTGGGTATGATAGCGCGGGTATTGCGACGCTATGTGATGGGAACTCTCTTGACCGTAGAAGAGCCAAGGGTAAATTAAAAAACCTTGAAGAAATTCTCGAAAATCAGACGTTAGATGGCATTGTTGGTATCGGGCACACTCGTTGGGCGACCCATGGTGAGCCAACAACCGAAAATGCCCATCCGCATGCCACGGAAAAAGTGGCCGTTGTCCATAACGGGATTATCGAAAATTTCCGTGATCTTCGTGAAAAATTAAGTGCAAAAGGCCATCAGTTTTTAACCGAGACGGATACAGAAACCATCGTCCATTTAATCACTGATTATATTGATCAGGGAATGTCATCCCGTGAAGCAGCAAAAGCAGCCTTATCTGAACTTCATGGTGCCTTTGCGCTTGCGATTATATTCGAAGGCGAAGACGATCTTATGATCGGGGCAAGACGTGGTAGTCCGCTAGTACTTGGTTACGGAACAAATGAACTTCAGGACAAGGAAATGTATTTGGGTTCAGATGCCATTGCACTATCACATCTGACCAACAGGATTGCTTATCTTGATGAAGGGGATCATGTTGAAATTACACGTAACTCTGTTCGTGTTTTTGATGAAAATGGTGTTGTCGTAAGCCGTGAAATCCACACGGTTAATACGGATAATGGTAATATTGACAAGGGCAATTATAACCATTTCATGATGAAGGAAATATATGAGCAACCTACCGTGGTTGGTCAAACAATAGCAACGCTTATTGATCCGTTAAAAGGACATGTTGAATTGCCGGAAATGCCATTCAATTTGGCAGAAATAAAAAATGTAACCATCATTGCATGCGGTACATCATATTATGCAGCAATGGTTGCAAAATACTGGATGGAACGATTAGGGCGTATCAAGGTCGATGTGGATATCGCATCGGAATTTAGATACCGTGAACCGGTGATGGATGATGGTGGGTTATCCATTTTTATTTCCCAAAGTGGTGAAACAGCGGATACACTTGCAGCGTTGAGGTACGCCAAATCACAAAGGCAGCATATTTTATCGATACTGAATGTTGCCAAAAGTTCAATGGAACGAGAAAGCGATGTTGTTCTGCATACTCATGCGGGGCCAGAGGTTGGTGTCGCATCCACAAAAGCATTTACCTGTCAGCTTGCAATACTTGCGTGTTTTGCTATTGCACATGCAAAGGCCGCAGGCAAAATCGACGCCGAAGAAGAAAACAGACTTTGTATAGCACTTTCGGAAGTGCCAGCAAGGATGGCAGAAGTGCTTAACCACGATGAGGCCATCCAGGAAATGGCGCTTGAAGTGGCAAAGGCGAGGGATGTGATTTATCTTGGTCGTGGACTTGAATACCCAATCGCCATGGAAGGGGCACTTAAATTAAAAGAAATATCCTATATCCACGCAGAAGGATACGCCGCCGGTGAAATGAAGCACGGGCCAATTGCGCTGATTGATAAAGATGTGCCGATCATCGTTATCGCGCCGAGCGGCCGGCTTTATGAAAAAACAGTTTCAAACATGCAGGAAGTGATTGCGCGTAAAGGACAGGTTTATTTCTTTACAGATATTGAGGGCGCAAAAACTGACGGCGAAGCCGCAATCGCGACAATAGCACTACCGATGCTTGATGAATTTGTAACACCGATTTTGCATGCAATTCCGGTGCAGCTTTTAAGTTATCATGTGGCGGTTGCCAAGGGTACTGATGTGGATCAACCAAGGAACCTTGCAAAATCTGTTACTGTTGAATAG
- a CDS encoding acetylornithine deacetylase/succinyl-diaminopimelate desuccinylase family protein: MNEITLDNVYQDIEKSENSLIRLCQDLIRFPTVNPPGNDYQAIVEYIGNRLKGSGFSVEYIRAYGAPGDCPDYPRFNVVARYETGKKGPCVHFNSHIDVVETGDGWTKDPFAAELIDGKVYGRGACDMKGGLAASIIAAEALINSGIELKGAIEISGTADEESGGLGGVAFLAEKGYFAKDRVDHVIIPEPLNVDRVCLGHRGVWWAEIETHGRIAHGSMPFLGDCAIRHMGAVVAEFEDKLYPAMAARHTAMPVVPEGAKQSTLNINSIHGGQEEGAEGLPSPCVPDSCRMIIDRRFLVEEDLGQVKGEVTDILDNLETSREGFKYEIRDMLEVIPSMTDIDAPVVQATAKAIEDVLGKKADFVCSPGTYDQKHIDRIGNLKDCIAYGPGILELAHQPDEYVEVADMVNSAKVMAKAAYDLLNK; the protein is encoded by the coding sequence ATGAATGAAATTACGCTCGATAACGTTTATCAGGATATTGAAAAATCTGAAAATAGCTTGATACGTCTTTGTCAGGATTTGATCAGGTTTCCAACCGTTAATCCACCGGGAAATGATTATCAGGCGATTGTGGAATATATCGGTAACCGTTTGAAAGGAAGCGGTTTTTCCGTTGAATATATCCGTGCATATGGTGCGCCGGGGGATTGTCCGGACTATCCAAGGTTTAATGTTGTCGCAAGGTATGAGACAGGCAAAAAAGGCCCTTGCGTTCATTTTAATAGCCATATTGATGTTGTTGAAACAGGTGACGGCTGGACAAAAGATCCGTTCGCAGCAGAACTTATTGATGGTAAAGTTTATGGCCGTGGGGCCTGTGATATGAAGGGCGGACTTGCGGCATCCATCATCGCGGCTGAGGCCTTAATCAACAGTGGTATTGAATTAAAAGGCGCCATCGAAATTTCCGGAACAGCCGATGAAGAATCGGGTGGGCTTGGTGGTGTGGCCTTCCTCGCTGAAAAAGGATATTTCGCGAAAGACCGTGTTGATCATGTTATTATTCCGGAACCACTGAATGTCGACCGAGTTTGTCTTGGCCATCGTGGTGTTTGGTGGGCAGAGATCGAAACCCATGGTCGCATTGCCCATGGATCAATGCCTTTCCTTGGTGATTGTGCAATTCGACACATGGGTGCGGTTGTTGCTGAATTTGAAGATAAGCTATACCCCGCAATGGCGGCACGCCATACCGCGATGCCAGTTGTGCCGGAAGGCGCGAAACAATCGACGCTCAATATCAATAGTATTCATGGCGGCCAGGAAGAGGGGGCAGAGGGACTACCATCACCATGTGTTCCAGATAGTTGCCGTATGATTATCGATAGACGATTTCTTGTTGAGGAAGACTTGGGGCAAGTTAAGGGCGAGGTTACAGATATTCTAGATAACCTTGAAACATCGCGTGAAGGTTTCAAATATGAAATTCGTGATATGTTAGAAGTTATTCCAAGTATGACTGATATTGATGCACCAGTGGTGCAGGCAACGGCAAAAGCGATTGAAGATGTTTTGGGTAAAAAAGCGGATTTTGTATGTTCGCCCGGCACATATGATCAAAAGCACATTGACCGAATTGGCAATCTTAAAGACTGCATTGCTTATGGCCCGGGAATACTTGAATTAGCCCATCAACCTGATGAATATGTTGAGGTCGCAGACATGGTGAATTCTGCAAAAGTTATGGCCAAAGCGGCATATGATTTATTGAATAAATAA
- a CDS encoding helix-turn-helix domain-containing protein: MNALLPEVKKSFALIFALFFYHDCYIVHILFQRQAKSTHLVREFMSFIVHYKYMSDLKRLWISRRIAELGKKKKDLAEALGLPHTRISDIINGNRSLKITEIGNFAEFMQMSYTEVLSRFSKKEPNYDISYDSLIPDEKDLIESYRGLSESGKQKFQQMFDDAKDDEEKS; encoded by the coding sequence TTGAACGCTTTGTTGCCCGAGGTAAAAAAATCTTTTGCGTTAATATTTGCTCTGTTTTTCTACCATGACTGCTATATTGTACATATTTTGTTCCAACGTCAAGCAAAAAGTACACATTTAGTACGTGAATTTATGTCTTTTATTGTCCATTATAAGTATATGTCTGATTTAAAGCGTTTATGGATATCTCGGCGTATTGCCGAACTGGGTAAAAAGAAGAAAGACCTTGCTGAGGCTCTTGGCCTTCCGCACACCAGAATATCAGACATCATTAACGGAAATAGATCCCTTAAAATTACTGAAATTGGTAATTTTGCCGAGTTCATGCAAATGAGCTATACGGAAGTACTAAGCCGTTTTTCAAAAAAAGAACCAAATTATGACATTTCATATGATTCATTAATTCCTGATGAAAAAGATTTGATAGAATCATATCGTGGCTTATCCGAATCTGGAAAACAAAAATTCCAGCAAATGTTCGACGACGCCAAAGACGACGAAGAAAAGTCTTAA
- the glmU gene encoding bifunctional UDP-N-acetylglucosamine diphosphorylase/glucosamine-1-phosphate N-acetyltransferase GlmU, which yields MSNNDIAVVILAAGKGTRMKSSKHKVLHPIGGRPMLHHLLDNVDVLNPDKKVIVVGADKEQVENSVGDQAEVVVQEPQLGTGHAVQMSREALSGFTGRVLVLYGDVPLVSVDTMRNMINTDADVVVLGFTPDDAKAYGRLKVNENGGLDAIVEFKDANEEERAIKLCNSGIMAVSGKYLFEMLDAVSNDNAAGEYYLTDLVEIAGSKNLKCAVVHADEEEVTGINSRSELAAVEKKFQQSKRNHFMAEGVTMLDPDTVYFAYDTKVGKDVVIGPNVFFGPGVTIADNVTINAFTHIEGATVDEGASIGPFARLRPNANIGKKVKVGNFVEIKKANIEEGAKISHLSYVGDARVGKNANIGAGTITCNYDGYFKYHTDIGEGAFIGSNSSLVAPVNIGDGAIIGAGSVITSVVEADALAITRAKQRALGGWAAKFRITQQDKKNK from the coding sequence ATGTCCAATAATGACATCGCTGTTGTGATCCTTGCCGCAGGCAAAGGAACACGAATGAAATCAAGTAAGCATAAAGTACTTCATCCAATCGGCGGCAGACCAATGCTGCATCATTTATTGGATAATGTTGATGTGCTTAATCCAGATAAAAAAGTGATTGTTGTTGGCGCCGATAAGGAACAAGTTGAAAATTCTGTTGGTGATCAGGCTGAAGTGGTTGTTCAGGAACCGCAGCTTGGAACTGGACACGCGGTTCAAATGAGCCGCGAGGCCCTAAGTGGTTTTACGGGGCGTGTACTTGTTCTTTATGGGGATGTGCCACTCGTATCCGTTGATACTATGCGGAACATGATTAATACGGATGCAGATGTCGTTGTACTTGGCTTTACACCAGATGATGCAAAGGCATATGGTCGCTTAAAAGTGAATGAAAACGGTGGTTTGGATGCAATCGTTGAATTTAAAGATGCAAACGAAGAAGAGCGCGCGATTAAATTATGTAATAGCGGCATTATGGCCGTAAGCGGCAAATATTTATTTGAAATGCTTGATGCTGTTTCAAATGACAATGCAGCGGGTGAATATTATTTAACCGACCTTGTGGAAATCGCAGGCAGTAAAAATTTAAAATGTGCCGTTGTGCATGCGGACGAAGAAGAGGTAACCGGGATTAATAGCCGAAGCGAGCTTGCTGCAGTTGAGAAAAAATTCCAACAATCAAAGCGCAATCATTTTATGGCCGAAGGTGTCACAATGCTTGACCCGGATACGGTTTATTTTGCCTATGATACAAAAGTTGGAAAAGACGTTGTTATCGGGCCAAATGTATTCTTTGGACCCGGTGTAACAATTGCTGATAATGTGACCATTAATGCATTCACACATATCGAAGGCGCAACAGTGGACGAAGGCGCATCAATCGGGCCATTCGCACGTTTAAGACCAAATGCGAATATCGGTAAAAAGGTAAAAGTCGGGAATTTCGTTGAAATTAAAAAAGCCAACATCGAAGAAGGCGCAAAAATAAGCCACCTTAGTTATGTTGGTGATGCGCGCGTTGGAAAAAATGCCAATATTGGCGCAGGTACAATTACTTGTAATTATGATGGATATTTCAAATATCATACTGATATAGGCGAGGGGGCATTCATCGGATCGAACAGTTCGCTTGTGGCACCGGTAAATATTGGGGATGGTGCAATCATTGGCGCCGGTAGTGTTATTACATCTGTTGTTGAAGCGGATGCGCTCGCGATTACGCGTGCCAAACAACGTGCGCTTGGTGGTTGGGCGGCAAAATTCCGTATTACGCAACAAGATAAAAAGAATAAATAG